Genomic window (Deinococcus detaillensis):
CTTGTCGTTGGTGTAGCTGAGCTTAGGCTGGCGCGAGGGGTCGTTGAGCGGCAGCGCCACGATCGGCAAGTACAGCACCGGCGTACCTGCCAGCAGCAAGGTGGCCTGGTAGCCAATCAGTCGGTCGCCGGGATACAGCAGCAGCCGCTTGGCCCTGAAGGCGTAATCGTCGGGGGTGCGCCCACACTTGGCGCAGGGCGTGAAATAGCTGTTCTGAGCGGTGAGCTGGCCCGGAATGCGCTCCACCATCTCACCGCGAATCTCCAATTCAGCGTCGCTGATAATCACGTCTTCGCCGCTGATCGCCTGATTGCCGAGGTTGACCACCAAATCCGAGCCGCCGAGGTGCTGCACCGCGCCGCTGGCGTCCACCGCGTCGTAGCGCCCCGGCCCAATCAGCGTCAGGGTGCGGCGGCTGCGGTTAAATTCCACGCGGGTGGCCGTCACCACGTCGTCGTCTATTCGCAGCTCTACCCTGTCGCCGCTGATCACCACGATGTCTTGATCGTCCACTTTGCTCAGCTCGAGCCGGTCGGCCTGAATAATCCGCACCGTGCGGGCCTGCGCCGTGCCGAGGCCAAGCACCAGCAAACCGGCCAGCAGCGAAGCGGCGCGGCTGTGCGGGCGCGGTGTCAGCGGGGGAAGCGGCGCGGCCTGACGGATCACAGGGTCACAGATCAGCCGGAAGCGACATCGGGAAAAGCGGAGGGCTGGACAGGTTGGCCAGTTCGAATGGACTGAACGCAGGCGCACGGAGAGGATCTGGGTTCGACTGCTCAGCAGCAGAGGCCGTCAAAGCAGGCCCAAAGCCGCGCCGCGCCGCCGCTGAGAGCGGCAACGTCGGCCCGAGTTGCGGCCCTGGCGCGTCGGCTTGGCTCTCGGTCAGCACACTCACGCTCGCGCCGGGGTAGTAAAAGTCCAGCAGCGCCAGATCGCTTTTGCCGCTCTGGGCCATCCCCCTCGCTCCCCACTGCGACAGCCCCACGCCGTGCCCGGAGCCGGAGCCGGTCAGCGTCAGGGCCGCGCTGTCTAGGCTGAGGCGCACCTTGGAAGACTTGGCCCCCAGCGAGCGCAAAAAGCCGCCCGCGTTAGCCCCGGCCAGCGTCTTGCTGCCGAGCTCACCCACCAGATTCAGTTCCATCACCCGGCCCGAGGTGCTGGCTTTGCTGACGCTCAGGGCGCTGAGTTTGCCCAGCCGCACGCCGTAGCGGGCCGCCACCTCCTGCACCGTGCCGAGCGCCGAGACGATCACCCAGGGTTTTTGAGCGCTGGGCGACGCCGGATCGGGCTGCGCCCTGAGGTAAGAGATGTCGCGGCCCCAGGCCTCCAAGCTGCTGGCCGTGTAGCCGCCGGAATCCGCCGAAAAGTAAGTGTCGGCCAACTTGCCGCCGCTGCTGACCACTTCGGCGCGGGTCGAGAGCACCGCCGCGTCTGAAAGCGGGTGCTCCTTGGCCACGCCCCCGTAGACTTGGCACTGGGTGGTGGAGCACAAATCGTAAGGCGCAGCCGGATTGATGCGGGCCGCCGCGTAGGTGCGCGCAATGATGGCCTGCGCCCGCACCGCCGCCTGCGGCCACAGCGGCGGCATTTCGGCAGGCACCACGCCGCGCAAGTACTCTTCGATGTCCACCACGTTGATGGCCTGCACCCCGCTTCCCACCGCCCGCACGGTCAGTCCGCCCCGGTAGCGGTGGCCCGCGACTTCCAGCGTGCCGCCAGCATTGGGCGGCAAACTCAGTACCTCGCTGCCGGTGTCTTGGCCGCCGAGGGTCAGCTTGCCGCCGCGCACCCCGATGTTCCAGCGGGTCGTGGACGTAGAAAGGGCGGTGCTGGGCGCGGTGTTGACACTCAGCGCCGCGCTGCTGGCAATCAAAATACGCACGTTTTGGGCGGCGGCAGATGGGGCGGCCAACAGAGCGAAGGCAAGGATGGGCAGCGCAGGGGGCAGACGCATGAAGGCTAGCTTAACCAATTTTGTTGGTGGATGACGTGAGAACCGCCCCCCAGCCGGTGAGAGCGGGCCATACTGCTCGGAGATGCAGCAGACACTGAGCCGAGAAAATGGGTAACGTCTACGCGCACGTCGGCCAAACGTTTGAGCCGGTGCCCTACGACGTGGTGGTGCTGGGTGCGGGGCGGATGGGGAGCTTGGCGGCGCATTTTTTGATGCTGGAGCGCCCCAGTCTCAAGCTGCTGCTGCTCGATCAGGGCGGCCTGCCCAATGAAGAAGGCGCGACCATTTTGGCTCCCGGCATCTGGACGGCGCTCGACGTGCCGCCCGGCAAACGCGCACAGGCCGACTGGACGCGCCGCCTGCTCACGGGCGACCTCAGCCCTGAAGACGGCGGGTTGGGCAAGGCCGGCCAGAGCGACGCGCCGACTTTACCGCGCGGCCTGGTGGAGCTGCTGGCAAACAGCGTGGAGGGCAGCAGGCCCAGCCGTGAAGTGCGCGGCCTGCCCGCCGACCTCGCAGACTTCGACGCCTTGCCTTTCGCCCGCCTCGATCCTCTGGCCCTGAGTTACAGCGCCGCCTCGCTGACCACTCGCGCCGCCCAGAGCGCCGTTCGGACGGGGGCCGATTTGATGCTGAACGTGAAAGCTCAGCCGATCCAGACTGGCGTCAAACTCAGCCGCCTCAGCGTCACCAACACCCACCAGATCGTCGTTCACGAAACGCACCTGCTTGAGGCGGGGCAGGTGATCGTGGCCGCCGGAGCCGAGGGGCCGCACCTTGCCGAAAACGCGCTGGGCAGCGTGACGCACCATGCGCGGGCTTACCGGCAGTTGCCGCGCCTCAACGTCGCCACCAGCGACACCACTGCGGTTCTCCGGGCGGCGGGCCTGACCTTGCGGCCCTACGCCGGGGGCCTGACCCTCGTGCCGCCGGTTCATCACCGCGACCCGCACGGCTACGCGCCCACTGGCGGGCGACTGAGCGGCGTACCGGTGGGCCTGCGCCGCGAAACCCTAGAAGACGTGCTGAGGGCCATGGACGTTCTACCCGCTCTCGGCACCGCCGCGCTTGAGCTGGGCCGCAGCGTCAGTGACGTGCCGGGCGCTTGGTTAGCCCTCCCACAAGGGGGCTGGCCGCTGTTTGAGCCGCTGACCGAGCGCCACTGGCTGCTGCTCGGCGGCGAGAAAGCCGATCTGGTGGGGCCAGCCGTGGCGCGGGAACTGGCAAAAGCGGTAATCGGGTCAGTCGAGTAAAGTCCGAACGCCCTCTGCCACGCGACTTTCCGGTGCATGAATTTGACTTCTCCTGAATACCACGCTATCTTGGTTTTATCGCCGCCTGAGAAGGGCGGATTTTTTAATCTGGTACGGGTCAAATGACCCACTTTGTAGCGTAATCCACAATGTAGGAACGTCAGAGCGGTGAAAATGTGGAAGTTCCAAGTTCGCCAAAAGGTCGAGACCCCGCACCTATCAACGAACAAGTGTGTGGTTTTACTTGGAATGACTCAAGGAGATGTATGGCTGCAGGACGAGTAAAGTGGTTTAACGCGGAAAAAGGTTTCGGTTTCATCGAGTGCGAAGGTCAGCCTGACGTGTTCGCGCACTACAGCGCCATCAAGGCGACGGGCTTTCGCAAGCTCAATGAAGGCGATGAAGTCGAGTTCGATATCGAACCCGGCAAGAATGGTCGTGGCCCCCAAGCCGCCAACATCGTGGTCACCAAAGCGGCTCCCGAAAGTGATCGCGGCGGCAGTGGCGGCGGCGGTAACTTCGCACGCAGTGGCGGCGGCAATCGCTGGTAAGTTCTAACACCTCGTTAGAACATTGCTCGGCTTAATATTTTAAGCTCAAGAGAAAGACTCCCGGGTCTTTCTCTTTTTTTGTGCTCTCTTTTCCGGAACGCATCTGAAGCGCAGTCGCCGCCTTGCTCCGCAGCTCCTTCACTTGCGTTAGCTTAAAGCCATGTCTTTGCCCACACACCGCCCCCAACTGCTCGCCTTCGATCTCGACGGCACTTTGATTCTGGAAGCCAGCCTGAGCGTGCCCAAGCATACCCAAACGGCCCTTGGGCGGCTGCGCGGTCTGGGGATTCAGACGGCCATCGTTACCGGACGCGACCATCCACCTTCCGGCGTACTGGACGCGGCGCAACCGGCGGCGGTGGCCACCAGCAACGGCGGGCGCATCGAGTTCGCGGGGCGGGTGCATCAAGAACTGCGCTTCAGCGAAGAAGAGTTGGCGTCGGTGCTGGCCCACCAGCTCGGCAACGCCCGCGTGATCGCCTTTACCAGCAGCGCCCTTTACGTCGACATGCCGCCCGGAGTCGCTGCCCCCGAATGGTTGGTGCGGCGGGAACACTACCCGCTCAGCGAAGCTCCGGCGAGCGAAATTATCAAAGTGGGCTTTTACCACCCCGAAGTGGCGAGCTGGCGCGACACTCTGCGCGGCCAGCACGCTCAGTTGGTGTATACCGGTGCCCAGCCGCCTTACCCCGATTTTTTGACGGTGACGCCCAGCGGCGCAGACAAAGGCGCGGCCCTGAGCGTCATTGCCCATCAGCTTGGCGTCCCGATGGAGCGGGTCACGGCCTTTGGCGACAGCGACAACGACGAAGCGATGCTGTCGGTGGCGGGCTGGGCAGTGCAGGTCGGTTCGCTGCCGCTGCTGCGCCCCCACGCCAACGAGCAGGTGGAGCGCCCCGAAACGCTGGGCAATTACCTGCACGCTCTGGCAGACAGCTTGGCCGCGGCAACTTGAGTGGCGACGCCCAAGGGATGATCCAGCCCAAGATCTGACCCAAAAAACGGCCCGCCGAGCAGGACAAATAACCCAAACAACAACCGATCTCACAAGGCCGAGCGCGGCTGGGCGCTAGATTTACCACTATGCGTTCACTGGTGCTCATTGGTCACGGCTCCCACCTCAATCCCGAATCGGCGGCGGCGGTCTACGCTTACGCCGACTTGCTGCGAAGTCACGGCCTGTTTGACGAGGTGGTGGAAGGCTACTGGAAAGAAGAGCCGTCGCTGCGCCAAGTGCTCAGAACCGTGCGATACACCGATGTCACCGTCATTCCGATGTTTATTAGCGAGGGGTACTTCACTGAAACGGTGATTCCGCGCGAACTCGGCCTCGGCCACCAAGGGCCGGTGCCGCCGTCCGGTGTGGCCCGCATCATCGGGGGGCGCACGGTGCGATACACCTTGCCCTACGGCGTGCATCCGCGCATGAGCGAAGTGATCGTGGCCCGCGCCCACGAAGCCTATCCAGATCTCAATGCCGAAGACACGGCCTTGATCGTGCTGGGACACGGCACCACCCGCAACGAAAACAGCAACAAAATCGTGTATCAAAACGCCGAGCGCCTGCGTCAGAGCGGCAAATTTGCCGAAGTCCACGCTTTTTTTCTGGACGAAGAACCCAAAATTACCGGCTGGCAGCAACACGTCAAAGCCAAAAACATCGTACTGGTGCCGTTTTTCGCTTCCGAAGGCTGGCACACGCTCGAAACCATTCCCGAAGACATCGGCCTGACCGGAGAGGTCACGGTGTTTGAGCGGCCTGGAACCGAAGGCCAGACGCAAACCATGTATTACAGCAAGCCCGTCGGCACCCATCCAGCGATAGCCGAAGTGATCGTGCAACTCGCCGAGGAAGCGCACGGAGCCAGCGACAGAGGCGGCGACCTCGAACGCGGCCACCAAGACGCTTGGAACGCCGTGCGGCAGCGCCTGAGCGTTGGCCCGCTGCGCATCGGCGAGGTGCTGCTGCGCTCTATGGCGGGCATGGTGGAAATCCGTCACGCCCTCGACGAAGGTAAGGCCAACGAAGGCCTGAAAACAGTGGTCACTCCTGAAGGCGTGCGTGACCAAGTTCGGCTGGATGAGGGCGGCGAGTACCGGCCCGTTCACACACTGCGGAATTTGGCGCGGGGCTGGCGAGCAGTACTGTCCGAGCAAGACTTTCCCCGCGCCCTACACTTTTTGTATCCAGCCGTGGTGGAAGAAAGCTACGCCCAGCATCACCACGCGCTGCGCTGCACGCCCTGGGCCGCCACCGCCCGACGCCAGACTGGCATTTATGCCAAAGTGCAAAAAGCCACGCCCCAACAAGTCGAAACGGTGGCGAGCGAGATTTGCGGCGGCTGCCTCAAGACCCGCTTGTGGGCGGACGAAACCTTGCACCAAACCTTTTTTGACGGCGTGCCGGGCGGCATCCCCTGCGCAGAAGCCTGCACTCTACTGGTGGCCGAAGTACGTGAAGAGGTCAGCGGCAAACGGGGCCAAAAAGCAGAGGCGTCTCACTAAACAGCGGCGGTCTTCAGGGCTCTGATGTGAATGCCTTCATGGCTCCTTAAGATATTGGACCCCCGAAAAAGTAAGGCCGGATACCAAAAAATTTAACAGATTTTTAACAGACTCACTGTTACTCTCAAATTGCGTGCTCTAGATGAGAGCAAAGGGAGTAAATCGTGAAAATCTATCAAGCGGGCTTGGTTTTGGTGGGCGCGTTGACGTTGGCCGGTTGCAATTCGATCATTCAGAGCGCGGCCGACAATACGGCAGTCAGCGTGATCCCCTTAGCCAATGCCCAATTGACGGGTACGATGAGCGCTTCTGGAGCCACGCCACTGAGCTTGCAAGCCCAGGCACTCTTCACCGTGCCGTTTACCAGCTCGGCGATTGCTTTTGGCGATTTCGATCCCAGCAGCTTGCCCTCCGCACTCCAAAATCCTTCGGGCCTAGATATTCCCATCGTGATTAGCGGCGTGACCTTGGCGTGTGCGCCGGGCGCGAGTCCCCTGACCATGACCGTCAACACGCTCAGCCTGACGGTCAAAGACAGCGGCGGCAGCCAGACGGTGAGCACCAGCCCCAACACCATCTTGACCCTCACCAAAACGGCCAGCGGCTACAGCGTGTCCAGCAGCACCATGATGCTCAAAGCCAAGTGGAGCGACTTCAAGGCCATCGTCACAAAAAACGGGACTGCAACGCCCAACACCGCTACCCTTGCACTGAACGCCACCTTCAACGACGGAGCGTTGGGCTGCCTCGCCACGCTCAATCTGGCTTCGACGTTGCAACAAAATATCCGCTTTTAAGGAGCCCCGACCTTAAGCCGTAGGCCGTCCGTAGCCCACCGTTGCTCTAGACTCTGGCAGTGACTTTCCTGTGTGTCGCCGCCGCCGCTTACCTCTGCCAGCCTTACTCCCACTGGGATGAGTACGAAGCTCGGCTCAGCGCTTGGGTGGCCCGGGGCGCGGCGGGCCAAGCAGGCGTGCTGATCTTTCCCGAGTACGCCTCACTCGAACTGATCAGCTTGCTACCGCCCGCACTCTGGGACGATGTTCAGGCTCAACGGGAACCGCTGCAAACCTTCTTGCCAGCCTTCTTGGAGCTGCACGCCCGCTTGGCCCGTCAGTACGGCGTCTATGTGTTGGCGGGCAGCTTTCCAGTTGAGGCAGCGGCTGGCCACTTCGTCAACCGCGCTCACTTCTTCGGGCCGGACGGGCAAGCCGGCTTTCAAGATAAGTTGGTGATGACCCGCTTTGAAGCTGAGGAATGGAGTATTGGCAGCGGTGAGGGCGTCAAAGTCTTTGACACTGAGTACGGCAAGCTCGGCGTCAATATCTGTTATGACGCCGAGTTTCCTGACTTTGCCCGCCAGCAAGCGGCGGCGGGTATAGAAGTGCTGCTGATTCCCAGTTTTAGCGGCTCCGCGCACGGCTACACGCGGGTGCGGGTAGGCGGCATGGCCCGCGCCTTGGAGAATCAGATCTACGCTGTTCACGCACCTTGCCTCGCCGACGCACCGTGGAGTTACGCCATTGAAACGGCGGTGGGCGCAGTCGCCATCTACGCACCCGCCGACAATGGCTTGCCCGAAAGCGGGATCGTGGCGGCAGGCGATTTCAACGTCCCGGACTGGCTCATCCACGACTTAGACCTTAGCCTGATTCGTGAGGTCCGGCGCAGCGGCCACGTCCTGAATGCCCGCGACCAAGTCTGGGCGCAGCGGCAAGCGGCGGGGCCAGTCGTTGCCGTGCCTTTCAAGGCCAGCACCAACGAGACGCAGCCCTGAGTTCAAGTGACTGTGAGTTCAAACGGCTGCTAAACTCTTAAAAGTGATGAAGCCGCATTCCCGTGAGTGGTATTCCAAGATAGCCCGCGAGTTGGGAACCTATGACCACCCGTGGAAACGCCACACCGACGGCCCCGACCCCGAGTTGATCTACGACGCCCTGCTGTCGAACCTGATCGCGGGCGGCATGTGGGTGCTGGAAGCCGGCTGTGCCGACGGCAAGGACGCGGCCCGCTTCGGCAGCTACGCCGCCGCGTGGACAGGCTACGACCGCGAGGAAGAGTTTATTAAAATCGCCCGCCAAAAAGTTCCCCAAGCCGCCTTCGCCGTGTGGGACGGCAAGAGCGTGTTGTCAATGATGCTGCGCGGCCCTTACGACTTGGTGGTGTCGCGCCGAGGGCCGACCAGCGTGATTGACCATTTGCCGGAAGTCGCCGCGCCGGAAGCCCGATTTTTGTACGTCGGCCCAACCCTGGGTTCGCCCAGCGTGCCGGACAAACTCAGTGCTATCGGCTGGGCCATCTTGGGTGAGTGGCACACCCGCGTGCGAACCTGGCTTCCCACTGAGGAAGATGACCGCGCCCGCTCGGAATTTTTGGGCGAAGACCATGATCCGGAGCGCTGGCAAGCCGAATCGGAAGTGCGGGGCCGGATGTACTGGGAAGAGCGTCAAACTATTTTGGCAGCGGCAAAGTAAAAAGAAAACAATGGGGACAGCGCTCCGTACCAAGAGCGCTGTCCCCATTTCCCAATTACTTCCCTTGCTGAGCCAGCTTCAAATAATAAGCGCTGGTCTTGTCATTCGGATCAAGCGCGGCAGCTTGTCCATACGCCGAGGCGGCCACCGGATAAGCTTGGCGCTCGTAAGCGAGGCGGCCCGCCCAAGCCCACGCT
Coding sequences:
- a CDS encoding HAD hydrolase family protein translates to MSLPTHRPQLLAFDLDGTLILEASLSVPKHTQTALGRLRGLGIQTAIVTGRDHPPSGVLDAAQPAAVATSNGGRIEFAGRVHQELRFSEEELASVLAHQLGNARVIAFTSSALYVDMPPGVAAPEWLVRREHYPLSEAPASEIIKVGFYHPEVASWRDTLRGQHAQLVYTGAQPPYPDFLTVTPSGADKGAALSVIAHQLGVPMERVTAFGDSDNDEAMLSVAGWAVQVGSLPLLRPHANEQVERPETLGNYLHALADSLAAAT
- a CDS encoding SpoIID/LytB domain-containing protein, yielding MRLPPALPILAFALLAAPSAAAQNVRILIASSAALSVNTAPSTALSTSTTRWNIGVRGGKLTLGGQDTGSEVLSLPPNAGGTLEVAGHRYRGGLTVRAVGSGVQAINVVDIEEYLRGVVPAEMPPLWPQAAVRAQAIIARTYAAARINPAAPYDLCSTTQCQVYGGVAKEHPLSDAAVLSTRAEVVSSGGKLADTYFSADSGGYTASSLEAWGRDISYLRAQPDPASPSAQKPWVIVSALGTVQEVAARYGVRLGKLSALSVSKASTSGRVMELNLVGELGSKTLAGANAGGFLRSLGAKSSKVRLSLDSAALTLTGSGSGHGVGLSQWGARGMAQSGKSDLALLDFYYPGASVSVLTESQADAPGPQLGPTLPLSAAARRGFGPALTASAAEQSNPDPLRAPAFSPFELANLSSPPLFPMSLPADL
- a CDS encoding FAD-dependent oxidoreductase — protein: MGNVYAHVGQTFEPVPYDVVVLGAGRMGSLAAHFLMLERPSLKLLLLDQGGLPNEEGATILAPGIWTALDVPPGKRAQADWTRRLLTGDLSPEDGGLGKAGQSDAPTLPRGLVELLANSVEGSRPSREVRGLPADLADFDALPFARLDPLALSYSAASLTTRAAQSAVRTGADLMLNVKAQPIQTGVKLSRLSVTNTHQIVVHETHLLEAGQVIVAAGAEGPHLAENALGSVTHHARAYRQLPRLNVATSDTTAVLRAAGLTLRPYAGGLTLVPPVHHRDPHGYAPTGGRLSGVPVGLRRETLEDVLRAMDVLPALGTAALELGRSVSDVPGAWLALPQGGWPLFEPLTERHWLLLGGEKADLVGPAVARELAKAVIGSVE
- a CDS encoding cold-shock protein, with protein sequence MAAGRVKWFNAEKGFGFIECEGQPDVFAHYSAIKATGFRKLNEGDEVEFDIEPGKNGRGPQAANIVVTKAAPESDRGGSGGGGNFARSGGGNRW
- a CDS encoding carbon-nitrogen hydrolase family protein; the encoded protein is MTFLCVAAAAYLCQPYSHWDEYEARLSAWVARGAAGQAGVLIFPEYASLELISLLPPALWDDVQAQREPLQTFLPAFLELHARLARQYGVYVLAGSFPVEAAAGHFVNRAHFFGPDGQAGFQDKLVMTRFEAEEWSIGSGEGVKVFDTEYGKLGVNICYDAEFPDFARQQAAAGIEVLLIPSFSGSAHGYTRVRVGGMARALENQIYAVHAPCLADAPWSYAIETAVGAVAIYAPADNGLPESGIVAAGDFNVPDWLIHDLDLSLIREVRRSGHVLNARDQVWAQRQAAGPVVAVPFKASTNETQP
- a CDS encoding class I SAM-dependent methyltransferase produces the protein MKPHSREWYSKIARELGTYDHPWKRHTDGPDPELIYDALLSNLIAGGMWVLEAGCADGKDAARFGSYAAAWTGYDREEEFIKIARQKVPQAAFAVWDGKSVLSMMLRGPYDLVVSRRGPTSVIDHLPEVAAPEARFLYVGPTLGSPSVPDKLSAIGWAILGEWHTRVRTWLPTEEDDRARSEFLGEDHDPERWQAESEVRGRMYWEERQTILAAAK
- a CDS encoding DR2241 family protein, producing the protein MRSLVLIGHGSHLNPESAAAVYAYADLLRSHGLFDEVVEGYWKEEPSLRQVLRTVRYTDVTVIPMFISEGYFTETVIPRELGLGHQGPVPPSGVARIIGGRTVRYTLPYGVHPRMSEVIVARAHEAYPDLNAEDTALIVLGHGTTRNENSNKIVYQNAERLRQSGKFAEVHAFFLDEEPKITGWQQHVKAKNIVLVPFFASEGWHTLETIPEDIGLTGEVTVFERPGTEGQTQTMYYSKPVGTHPAIAEVIVQLAEEAHGASDRGGDLERGHQDAWNAVRQRLSVGPLRIGEVLLRSMAGMVEIRHALDEGKANEGLKTVVTPEGVRDQVRLDEGGEYRPVHTLRNLARGWRAVLSEQDFPRALHFLYPAVVEESYAQHHHALRCTPWAATARRQTGIYAKVQKATPQQVETVASEICGGCLKTRLWADETLHQTFFDGVPGGIPCAEACTLLVAEVREEVSGKRGQKAEASH